The Lucilia cuprina isolate Lc7/37 chromosome 5, ASM2204524v1, whole genome shotgun sequence genome includes a window with the following:
- the LOC111689468 gene encoding retinin: MLKLVAICLVFVCLCEAAFSSLHHVVPNDPYSVLTNGKSSTSTLGNSIPSLSNAISDEDKSSKALSEESNESAANSAASSAPVPTAAAASSAPGSAGGSAPAALTRIKPSSALSSITSSSGLSRGSLLISSSAQATATAGSAGSSLSSSSPLASARSTTTIQHRILPAESIPLPITISTRPGLRTVIAPETITIQQPGIAKVGEVVQQIPTAVSHQRQTVVHKHARVVTPIVAPAVRTVTSQIVRAYHTPLVYAPHIVEN, translated from the exons ATGTTGAAATTG GTCGCCATTTGTTTGGTATTTGTGTGTTTATGTGAAGCTGCCTTTTCCAGTTTACATCATGTTGTGCCCAATGATCCTTACAGTGTTTTAACCAATGGCAAATCATCCACAAGCACACTGGGCAATTCCATACCATCCTTGTCCAATGCCATATCAGACGAAGATAAATCAAGTAAAGCTCTATCAGAAGAATCTAATGAATCTGCTGCAAATTCTGCTGCTAGTTCGGCTCCCGTCCCAACTGCGGCAGCTGCAAGTTCTGCTCCTGGCTCTGCTGGAGGTTCAGCCCCAGCAGCTTTAACTAGAATTAAGCCTTCTTCAGCTTTAAGCAGCATTACCTCATCATCTGGTCTCTCAAGAGGTTCTCTCCTAATCTCTTCCTCAGCACAAGCAACTGCCACTGCAGGCTCTGCCGGCAGTTCATTAAGTTCCTCTTCACCCTTGGCTTCAGCCAGATCAACAACAACCATACAACATCGTATTCTACCCGCCGAATCTATACCTCTACCCATTACCATTTCCACAAGACCTGGTCTACGCACAGTAATTGCCCCCGAAACTATAACCATACAACAGCCAGGCATAGCAAAAGTTGGTGAAGTTGTACAACAAATTCCTACTGCTGTGTCGCATCAACGACAAACTGTGGTTCATAAACATGCTCGTGTTGTTACGCCCATAGTGGCACCAGCCGTTCGCACGGTTACCTCTCAAATTGTTCGTGCCTATCACACACCCCTGGTTTATGCTCCTCATATTGTGGAAAATTGA
- the LOC111689472 gene encoding uncharacterized protein LOC111689472, producing the protein MNKLNCVHTVVSLLLLSFICLLSSISSQPIIQQTLIIDAAPSVVSYQGSSQNYAHLVISPRGRALGYVAPTNLNHTVHHTEKVKDNLDFLDIRPIYMHN; encoded by the exons ATGAATAAA TTAAATTGTGTTCATACTGTTGTAAGCCTACTTCTGCTGTCTTTCATCTGCCTTCTCTCTTCGATTTCCTCACAACCGATTATACAGCAGACTTTAATAATTGATGCTGCTCCTTCGGTGGTCTCATATCAGGGGTCTTCACAAAACTATGCTCACTTAGTTATATCACCACGTGGTCGTGCTTTGGGCTATGTAGCACCCACAAATCTTAATCATACGGTTCATCATACGGAAAAGGTGAAAGATAATTTGGATTTCTTGGATATAAGACCGATTTATATGCATAATTAG
- the LOC111689462 gene encoding uncharacterized protein LOC111689462: MLQLMYLLLAAVACQAGLLYPEIPITSAITNVHSPTAISHQSITHIHTKDPQLLVKPADYILAKEPLTTHHKESTHLDNIVLSSTATSTENEEFDYIKSSDFDTASPSISYKDNTPVLTSYSHTPAHLTYAARPIVYKMLPQHKISVLNRRYEELLSSPRLKFYNK; the protein is encoded by the exons ATG tTGCAATTAATGTATTTACTACTTGCTGCAGTTGCTTGTCAAGCGGGTTTGCTGTATCCTGAGATACCAATTACCTCAGCCATTACAAATGTTCACTCTCCTACGGCTATATCACATCAATCAATTACTCATATTCACACCAAAGATCCCCAGTTGTTGGTTAAGCCCGCGGATTATATTTTAGCCAAGGAACCTTTAACCACCCATCACAAGGAAAGTACACATCTGGATAATATAGTATTATCTTCTACTGCTACTTCAACCGAAAATGAAGAGTTTGATTATATTAAATCATCTGACTTTGATACTGCTTCACCCTCTATTAGTTATAAGGATAATACCCCTGTGCTCACTAGTTACTCACATACACCAGCCCATTTAACATATGCTGCTCGTCCTATAGTATACAAAATGTTACCTCAACATAAAATATCGGTTCTTAACAGAAGATATGAAGAATTACTTTCTAGTCCTAGacttaagttttataataagtag
- the LOC124420373 gene encoding larval/pupal cuticle protein H1C-like, producing MFKLVSFLALIAVAVAAPGFVAETHVVQPVVTKVAHTVPSAVSHQSFSQVHSKAHIVTPVVKTVAAPVVHTYAAAAPVIKTYHAAPVVKTVHSYHAAPVAKTVVTPVVHHTYAEAAPIVKTVEPVVPVVKTVATPVVHTYAAAAPVIKTVETAVPVVKTVSQPIVNHAVSHQSHAITHHQKTVVTPVVKSVVPVVHATPVVKSFYIH from the exons atgttcaaattg GTTTCCTTCTTAGCTTTGATTGCCGTTGCTGTGGCAGCTCCAGGTTTTGTGGCTGAAACTCATGTTGTTCAACCTGTGGTAACTAAAGTGGCTCACACTGTACCCTCTGCAGTTTCCCATCAGAGTTTCTCTCAAGTCCATAGCAAAGCACATATTGTTACTCCAGTAGTGAAAACTGTTGCCGCTCCTGTTGTACATACTTATGCTGCCGCTGCTCCCGTCATCAAAACTTATCATGCCGCTCCTGTTGTCAAAACTGTACACTCTTATCATGCCGCTCCCGTTGCAAAAACTGTTGTTACTCCAGTTGTTCATCACACCTATGCTGAAGCTGCTCCTATAGTCAAAACTGTTGAACCTGTTGTCCCTGTAGTTAAAACTGTAGCCACTCCAGTAGTCCATACTTATGCTGCCGCTGCTCCCGTTATCAAGACTGTAGAAACTGCCGTTCCTGTAGTAAAAACTGTTTCCCAGCCCATTGTCAATCACGCTGTATCCCATCAAAGTCATGCCATAACTCATCACCAAAAAACTGTTGTTACTCCAGTAGTTAAATCTGTAGTTCCTGTAGTTCATGCTACTCCCGTtgttaaatctttttatattcattaa
- the LOC111689463 gene encoding pupal cuticle protein G1A-like, translating to MYKSIACIALFCLATVSAGLIETHHVVQEPVLAKVGSVVHSAPSAVSHQSITRYHNKAMVTPVVTPVVKTTVHTAPVVSVVKTAPVVHAAPVVHEYVKSAPVVHTYAAAPVVHSVPVVHAAPVVHKTVLPATYSFHH from the exons ATGTACAAATCT ATTGCTTGCATTGCCCTCTTCTGTTTGGCTACTGTCAGCGCTGGACTCATTGAAACCCATCATGTTGTCCAGGAACCTGTCTTAGCTAAGGTTGGCTCTGTTGTTCATTCGGCTCCCTCGGCTGTGTCACATCAAAGTATTACCCGTTATCACAACAAGGCTATGGTTACCCCCGTTGTTACACCTGTCGTAAAGACTACTGTTCATACCGCCCCTGTTGTGTCTGTGGTCAAGACTGCCCCTGTTGTTCACGCCGCTCCTGTTGTCCATGAATATGTCAAGTCAGCTCCTGTTGTTCACACCTATGCTGCTGCTCCCGTAGTACACTCTGTACCTGTAGTCCATGCTGCCCCTGTTGTGCACAAAACTGTACTTCCCGCCACTTATAGTTTCCATCATTAA